In Paenibacillus hexagrammi, the following are encoded in one genomic region:
- the pdxR gene encoding MocR-like pyridoxine biosynthesis transcription factor PdxR encodes MDFHLPLATYQAKYPGKYAALYHALRDEIVRGVLEKDVKLPSSRELAAMYGISRGTVNQVYDMLLAEGYLQALRGKGTYVAYRADKREYKEDAGEPVVLSNWANRLLANSDDRGAGIRRYRKEQAEAAGKLISFELGQPDHEHFPSELWNRCLYEQVRRMAVFPLEDEFAAEGHPALREAIAQHLRRVRGIDASAERIVIVNGSMQAIALLAQLLVEPGDPVIVERPGYPGIGRAIEAAGGVPVPVQVDGHGVVPQPWDSRLLFVTPSRQFPTGAVLDLDRRQQLLRWAAERGAVIVEDDYDSEFRHRGRPMEPLQVLDREGRVVYLGTFSKTMPQHLRIGYAVLPDSLHGAFAAAKRLFEPHPSGLLEQRALAAFMASGGYERHLRRMRRVYAGKFLQLQTLLQEQLSTLFEWVESDAGLHLFGWWRGDARTYAAYAAACREAGVTWSDADRYGMPPGLAGACLGFAHLTEGEMQLGVSRMKQAGDRLQADFS; translated from the coding sequence ATGGATTTTCATCTTCCTCTTGCAACCTATCAAGCTAAGTATCCCGGCAAATATGCAGCCTTGTACCATGCGCTGCGGGATGAGATCGTCCGGGGGGTCTTGGAGAAAGACGTAAAGCTCCCATCAAGCAGAGAGTTGGCTGCGATGTACGGTATTTCTCGCGGTACGGTCAATCAGGTGTACGATATGCTATTGGCTGAAGGATATTTGCAAGCGCTTAGGGGAAAAGGGACGTATGTGGCTTACAGGGCGGACAAACGGGAATACAAGGAAGATGCAGGCGAACCGGTGGTTCTTTCAAATTGGGCAAATCGCTTACTAGCTAACTCTGATGATCGTGGAGCCGGTATTCGGAGATATCGGAAAGAGCAGGCAGAAGCTGCAGGGAAGCTGATCTCCTTTGAACTCGGTCAGCCGGATCATGAGCATTTTCCCAGCGAGCTGTGGAATCGCTGTCTGTATGAGCAGGTCAGGCGGATGGCCGTATTTCCGCTGGAGGATGAATTTGCGGCGGAGGGACATCCGGCGCTGCGGGAAGCGATTGCACAGCATCTGCGGCGCGTGCGTGGCATCGATGCGTCTGCCGAGCGCATCGTGATCGTGAACGGCTCCATGCAGGCCATTGCGCTGCTAGCGCAGCTGCTGGTGGAGCCGGGGGACCCGGTCATCGTGGAGCGACCGGGCTATCCGGGGATCGGCCGCGCCATTGAAGCGGCCGGCGGTGTGCCTGTGCCCGTCCAGGTGGACGGGCACGGGGTCGTGCCGCAGCCGTGGGACAGCCGGCTGCTGTTTGTGACGCCCAGCCGCCAGTTCCCTACGGGGGCGGTGCTGGACCTGGACCGCCGCCAGCAGCTGCTGCGCTGGGCGGCGGAGCGTGGAGCTGTCATCGTCGAAGACGACTATGACAGCGAGTTCAGGCACCGCGGGCGGCCGATGGAGCCGCTCCAGGTGCTGGATCGGGAGGGCCGAGTCGTCTACCTCGGCACCTTCTCCAAAACGATGCCGCAGCACCTGCGCATCGGTTATGCCGTGCTGCCGGACTCGCTGCACGGCGCTTTTGCAGCCGCGAAGCGGCTGTTCGAGCCGCACCCGTCGGGGCTGCTCGAGCAGCGGGCGCTCGCCGCCTTCATGGCGAGCGGCGGGTATGAGCGTCACCTGCGTCGCATGCGGCGGGTGTACGCGGGCAAGTTCCTGCAGCTGCAAACGCTGCTGCAGGAGCAGCTCTCCACCCTATTCGAGTGGGTGGAGAGCGATGCGGGGCTGCATCTGTTTGGCTGGTGGCGGGGCGATGCCCGCACCTATGCCGCCTATGCAGCCGCCTGCAGGGAGGCCGGCGTCACGTGGAGCGACGCCGACCGCTATGGCATGCCCCCAGGCCTGGCCGGGGCATGTCTGGGGTTTGCGCATCTCACCGAGGGAGAGATGCAGCTCGGGGTGTCGCGCATGAAGCAGGCAGGGGATCGGCTGCAAGCGGATTTTTCATGA
- a CDS encoding glycosyltransferase family 4 protein, whose product MGNKREKLKIVQISKNSLPVPPVDYGGTERDIYYLTEELIRRGHEVILFAKKGSKSSAKTFEFPSDDKQEQLDFIIRHMPPGVDIIHDHNGVASEANPPIPTIRNSHWKKTPKGKIAVYVSKTILNSVGKGKGFYVHNGIRVKDYSYSEKKDDYLLFIGRMSPDKGVHHAIEVAKKTGRRLLIAGPYRNKEETRYFQKEIKPLLSDRIVYVGSVGGQVKQDLLSKAYCVLFPSVWNEPFGLVQIEALACGTPVLTFTYGSAPEVMKGFPQLMCSSTKEMIDKVKSGADFPPPKVCRDYVKKHFTDKTMTDGFLKLYRKILSDKLYQVETDSEWMKRKRKLGI is encoded by the coding sequence TTGGGAAATAAGAGAGAAAAATTAAAGATTGTGCAGATTTCAAAAAACAGCCTTCCTGTGCCTCCCGTCGATTATGGGGGAACGGAGCGAGATATTTATTACTTGACCGAGGAGCTCATAAGACGCGGCCATGAAGTCATTTTATTTGCGAAAAAAGGCTCGAAATCAAGTGCGAAAACGTTCGAATTCCCAAGCGACGATAAGCAGGAGCAGCTGGATTTTATTATCCGCCATATGCCGCCCGGTGTAGATATTATTCATGATCATAATGGAGTAGCATCTGAAGCTAATCCTCCCATTCCTACGATTCGAAACTCGCATTGGAAAAAAACGCCGAAGGGGAAAATCGCAGTCTATGTAAGTAAGACTATTTTGAATTCGGTAGGGAAAGGGAAAGGATTCTACGTTCATAACGGCATTCGCGTTAAAGACTACAGCTATTCGGAGAAAAAGGACGATTATCTGCTGTTTATCGGAAGAATGTCACCAGATAAAGGTGTGCATCATGCGATTGAGGTAGCGAAGAAGACCGGAAGAAGGCTGCTTATAGCCGGACCGTACCGGAATAAGGAGGAAACCCGATATTTTCAAAAAGAGATAAAACCGCTGCTCAGCGACCGGATTGTTTATGTGGGCAGTGTAGGGGGGCAGGTTAAACAGGATTTACTCTCCAAGGCTTATTGCGTGCTGTTTCCATCCGTGTGGAATGAGCCTTTCGGACTTGTGCAAATCGAAGCTCTGGCCTGCGGGACTCCGGTGCTCACTTTCACGTATGGTTCCGCTCCCGAGGTCATGAAGGGATTCCCTCAATTGATGTGCTCCAGCACCAAAGAGATGATCGATAAAGTGAAGTCAGGGGCTGATTTTCCGCCACCAAAGGTTTGCAGGGATTATGTGAAAAAGCACTTTACCGATAAAACGATGACCGATGGCTTTTTGAAATTATACAGGAAAATTCTGAGCGACAAGCTCTATCAAGTTGAAACGGATTCCGAGTGGATGAAGCGTAAAAGAAAGCTGGGTATATAA
- a CDS encoding MFS transporter: MAASSTAASKPGSQGLQGAGDAKQTVFKILFAISIVHLLNDSIQSVIPAIFPILKSEMGITYTQIGWVQFAINFTASIMQPVVGLYTDRKPSPYILPIGMASTLMGMLLLAFAPSYWVVLLSVCLVGLGSAAFHPEGSRVAHMAAGGRKGLAQSIFQVGGNAGQSLAPIMTKWIFIPLGLFGSIWFTGVAAVAIIVQLYIAGWYKAVLKEAPAKVKQVVTRRVNPERKKQIVFALWVLIFLVFVRSWYGAAMGGYFAFFLQDKYGLTIDRAQDFIFLFLAAGAVGTFFGGPLADRFGRRNLIFFSMLGSAPFALILPYVSFTWAYILLVIIGFILLSSFSVTVVYAQMLFPGKVGTVSGLITGLAFGLGGIGSVVLGNLCDTLGTTRVMEICAFLPLIGILTFLLPSDKKLKSWTEDTAS; encoded by the coding sequence ATGGCTGCATCATCAACAGCTGCTTCCAAGCCCGGTTCGCAAGGACTTCAGGGAGCAGGAGACGCCAAACAAACCGTTTTTAAAATTCTTTTTGCCATCAGTATTGTTCATCTGTTGAACGATTCGATTCAATCGGTCATACCTGCTATCTTTCCTATTTTAAAAAGCGAGATGGGTATCACGTATACCCAAATCGGCTGGGTACAATTTGCCATCAATTTTACCGCCTCGATCATGCAGCCCGTTGTCGGACTGTACACGGACCGTAAGCCTTCTCCGTACATACTGCCCATCGGGATGGCGTCCACCTTGATGGGCATGCTGCTGCTGGCCTTTGCACCTTCCTACTGGGTCGTGCTGCTATCTGTATGTCTGGTAGGACTAGGCTCCGCTGCTTTCCACCCGGAAGGCTCTCGGGTTGCGCATATGGCTGCGGGAGGCCGCAAAGGTCTTGCCCAATCGATTTTCCAAGTGGGCGGCAACGCCGGTCAATCGCTGGCACCGATCATGACCAAATGGATTTTCATTCCGCTTGGCCTATTCGGCTCCATCTGGTTCACAGGCGTAGCGGCGGTTGCCATCATCGTGCAGTTGTATATCGCAGGCTGGTACAAAGCTGTTCTAAAGGAAGCACCTGCCAAGGTCAAACAAGTCGTGACCCGCAGGGTAAACCCGGAGAGAAAGAAGCAGATCGTATTTGCACTTTGGGTACTAATCTTCCTTGTGTTCGTAAGATCCTGGTACGGAGCCGCGATGGGCGGGTACTTCGCCTTCTTCCTTCAGGACAAATACGGTCTGACGATTGACCGCGCTCAAGACTTTATCTTTTTATTCCTGGCTGCAGGAGCTGTCGGAACCTTCTTCGGCGGTCCGCTTGCCGACCGTTTCGGCCGACGCAATTTGATCTTCTTTTCGATGCTGGGTTCGGCGCCCTTTGCCCTTATTCTTCCTTATGTCAGCTTCACATGGGCTTATATTCTACTGGTCATTATCGGTTTCATTCTGTTATCCAGCTTCTCGGTTACCGTCGTTTATGCGCAAATGCTATTCCCTGGCAAAGTGGGAACCGTATCCGGTCTCATTACCGGCCTGGCGTTCGGGTTAGGCGGAATCGGCAGCGTTGTGCTTGGTAATCTGTGCGATACGCTGGGAACCACTCGAGTGATGGAAATATGTGCGTTCCTGCCGCTGATCGGCATCCTGACTTTCTTACTCCCTTCGGACAAGAAATTGAAGTCATGGACGGAAGACACCGCTTCTTGA
- a CDS encoding SDR family oxidoreductase encodes MIIVTGANGKLGRGVVEQLLKLIPAEQIGISVRDVSQAQDLKERGVRVRHGDFAQAESLLNAFEGASQVLLVSTGTLGDAGIRQHQTAIDTAKKSGAGRVLYTSHMGSSIMSYFPPMVHHAATEDLLKKSGVRHTSLRNGFYASSLVGLIGDAVKTGELIVPEDGPIAWTTHSDLAQAIAVILTEKNWDGPSPNLTASEAFDMEGIAAMVSDIVGRPIYRKVVKDEAYRAYLTAQGFPEVRIAIILGLFRASRNGDFTQTSNALADLIGRPALTLRDFFKESLSL; translated from the coding sequence ATGATTATCGTTACTGGAGCGAATGGGAAGTTAGGCAGGGGCGTGGTCGAGCAGCTGCTTAAGCTCATCCCGGCCGAGCAGATTGGTATCAGTGTTCGGGATGTGAGCCAGGCGCAGGATTTAAAGGAGCGCGGCGTACGTGTTCGTCATGGCGATTTCGCCCAGGCGGAGAGCTTGCTGAATGCTTTTGAAGGGGCGTCACAGGTTCTCCTTGTTTCAACCGGTACTTTGGGGGATGCGGGAATCCGTCAGCACCAAACCGCGATTGACACAGCAAAGAAATCTGGTGCCGGACGGGTACTATACACAAGTCATATGGGCTCTTCTATAATGTCGTATTTTCCGCCTATGGTTCACCATGCAGCGACAGAAGATTTGCTTAAAAAATCGGGTGTACGCCACACGTCCCTTCGCAACGGTTTTTACGCCTCCTCATTGGTTGGATTAATAGGTGATGCCGTCAAAACGGGCGAGTTGATTGTTCCCGAGGACGGCCCGATTGCCTGGACAACGCACTCGGATTTGGCCCAAGCTATCGCGGTGATCTTAACCGAGAAGAACTGGGATGGTCCATCTCCGAATCTAACTGCCTCTGAAGCGTTTGACATGGAGGGGATTGCGGCGATGGTATCGGATATCGTTGGCCGGCCGATCTATCGAAAGGTCGTAAAGGACGAAGCGTATCGGGCGTATCTGACTGCACAAGGTTTTCCGGAAGTACGCATTGCAATCATTTTGGGTTTATTTCGTGCCAGCCGAAACGGGGACTTCACGCAAACTAGTAACGCTTTAGCTGACCTGATTGGGCGACCTGCGTTGACGCTAAGAGATTTCTTCAAAGAGTCTTTATCTCTATAG
- a CDS encoding GNAT family N-acetyltransferase — protein MNVEAVFGTFPVLESDRLILKKVEDRHAEQLLGIYSNDHVFEYCGILPKYKLDVIRKMIGHFERDYMKRSRVKWGIFEQEEAERLVGITEVMAFSQTVSMVTAGYFLAEESWRKGIATEALSMMVDYLFEKVGVNRIQAEVMPANESSKRVLLKNGFTREGLLRQAALWSGKGIVDLEIYGLLRAEHRGSSPYAD, from the coding sequence ATGAATGTAGAGGCTGTTTTCGGGACATTTCCGGTTCTGGAATCGGACCGGCTTATATTGAAAAAAGTAGAGGACCGGCACGCTGAGCAATTGCTTGGCATCTACAGTAACGATCATGTATTCGAGTACTGCGGAATCCTTCCGAAATACAAGCTGGACGTCATTCGTAAAATGATCGGGCATTTCGAACGGGATTATATGAAGCGCAGCAGAGTGAAGTGGGGGATCTTCGAGCAGGAGGAAGCCGAGCGGCTGGTCGGTATCACGGAAGTCATGGCTTTTAGCCAGACGGTGAGCATGGTGACAGCAGGCTATTTTTTGGCTGAGGAGAGCTGGAGAAAAGGAATCGCAACCGAGGCGCTCAGCATGATGGTGGACTATTTATTTGAAAAGGTTGGGGTCAACCGTATACAAGCGGAAGTGATGCCAGCCAATGAAAGCTCCAAGAGGGTGCTGCTGAAGAACGGGTTTACGCGGGAGGGCTTACTTAGGCAAGCCGCTTTGTGGTCAGGTAAAGGGATTGTGGATTTGGAAATCTACGGCTTGTTGAGGGCCGAGCACCGGGGTTCGTCCCCTTATGCAGACTGA
- a CDS encoding glycosyltransferase family 2 protein has protein sequence MVTIIACTMRPAFMENLFRNYARQKHVNKEMIVILNRDDMNLEVWRNKAKEYSNVRVYKVPQSYKLGKCLNFAIKRAKYDVIAKFDDDDYYAPHYLIESVEAMKRTHADIVGKSASFIYFEESKSLMVLRPRDENRFTKHMKGGTLVFKKRVWDRIKFSQSRVSGSDAQFLRMSRKAGFKLYTVSRYNYVCIRRRDISSHTQKTSTAKYMKKCKFICHTDHYIRRIRKKMV, from the coding sequence ATGGTTACGATTATTGCATGTACGATGAGGCCGGCCTTCATGGAGAATCTATTTCGGAATTATGCCCGTCAAAAGCATGTGAACAAAGAAATGATCGTGATTCTGAACCGTGATGACATGAATCTGGAGGTTTGGAGAAACAAAGCGAAGGAATACAGCAACGTACGGGTGTATAAAGTTCCGCAATCGTACAAGTTAGGGAAGTGCCTTAACTTTGCGATCAAGCGGGCCAAGTATGATGTCATTGCCAAGTTTGATGACGATGATTATTATGCTCCTCATTATTTGATCGAGTCGGTGGAAGCGATGAAAAGGACACATGCGGACATTGTAGGCAAGAGCGCCAGCTTCATTTATTTTGAAGAAAGCAAATCGCTTATGGTTCTCCGGCCTCGTGATGAAAATAGATTTACCAAGCATATGAAGGGCGGAACGCTGGTATTTAAGAAAAGGGTATGGGACCGCATTAAATTCTCTCAGAGCCGGGTCAGCGGCAGCGACGCTCAATTCCTGAGAATGAGTCGGAAGGCGGGATTCAAGCTGTACACCGTGTCGAGGTATAATTATGTATGTATTCGCAGAAGAGACATCTCCTCTCATACTCAAAAAACAAGCACGGCCAAATATATGAAAAAGTGTAAGTTCATTTGCCATACCGATCATTACATTCGCCGCATTCGCAAGAAGATGGTGTAA
- a CDS encoding NAD-dependent malic enzyme produces MAGLNGGGTSIIVRLEIQKTLITFGQIATAIGDAGGDIIAIDVTRASKLTTTRDITVKVSDPQQTDSIMKALDSLPGVRVINVSDQTFLMHLGGKIEMNPKMPIKNRDDLSRVYTPGVARVCMAIHEDPAKAYSLTIKRNTVAVVSDGTAVLGLGNIGPEAAMPVMEGKAMLFKQMAGVDAFPICLDTQDTEEIIRTVKAIAPAFGGINLEDIASPRCFEIEDRLIEELDIPVFHDDQHGTAVVLLAGLLNAVKLIGKQLENCKVVVTGIGAAGIACTKMLLAAGVTNVVGVDRQGAIVQGESYSNPMWEWYAAHTNPNRQSGRLTDVIEGADIFIGLSGPGVLKVEDVKKMADQPIVFAMANPTPEITPEEAEPYVRVMATGRSDYPNQINNVLCFPGMFRGVLDCRASRITQDMKLAAAKAIASVVSDDELNEYYIIPSVFNQSVVEKVREAVMEAAYESGVARRRSAREQQETGQE; encoded by the coding sequence ATGGCAGGCTTAAATGGTGGAGGAACAAGTATCATTGTACGTCTGGAGATTCAGAAGACGCTGATTACGTTCGGACAGATCGCGACTGCAATCGGGGATGCGGGAGGCGATATCATCGCCATTGACGTCACCCGCGCAAGCAAACTGACGACGACGCGCGACATTACCGTGAAGGTGAGCGATCCTCAGCAAACGGACTCGATTATGAAAGCTTTGGACAGCCTTCCGGGAGTCCGCGTCATCAATGTATCCGATCAGACGTTCCTGATGCATCTGGGCGGCAAGATTGAAATGAATCCCAAAATGCCGATCAAGAACCGGGATGATCTTTCCCGTGTATACACGCCGGGGGTTGCCCGCGTCTGTATGGCCATTCATGAAGATCCGGCAAAGGCATACTCTCTGACAATCAAACGCAATACGGTCGCTGTCGTGTCGGATGGAACGGCGGTTCTCGGACTGGGTAATATTGGACCTGAAGCAGCTATGCCGGTGATGGAGGGGAAAGCGATGCTTTTCAAGCAGATGGCCGGCGTCGATGCGTTTCCCATCTGTCTGGATACTCAGGATACCGAGGAAATCATTCGCACGGTCAAGGCGATTGCACCTGCCTTTGGAGGTATTAATCTGGAGGATATTGCGTCACCTAGATGCTTTGAAATTGAGGACAGGCTGATCGAGGAGCTGGATATTCCTGTCTTTCACGATGACCAGCATGGAACGGCTGTCGTACTCTTGGCAGGTCTGCTGAATGCCGTCAAGCTGATCGGCAAGCAGCTAGAGAATTGTAAGGTGGTTGTAACCGGTATTGGGGCCGCGGGCATTGCTTGCACCAAAATGCTTCTGGCTGCCGGAGTGACGAATGTAGTCGGCGTTGACCGGCAGGGAGCCATCGTCCAAGGTGAGAGCTACAGTAATCCCATGTGGGAATGGTACGCGGCGCATACGAACCCTAATCGGCAATCAGGCCGTTTAACCGATGTCATCGAAGGAGCGGACATTTTTATAGGTCTATCCGGCCCCGGCGTTTTGAAAGTGGAAGATGTGAAAAAGATGGCGGATCAGCCGATCGTGTTTGCGATGGCGAATCCGACACCGGAGATCACGCCTGAGGAAGCTGAGCCTTATGTGCGGGTTATGGCGACTGGAAGATCGGATTATCCGAATCAGATCAATAACGTGCTCTGCTTTCCGGGGATGTTTAGAGGGGTGCTCGATTGCCGCGCCTCCCGTATTACCCAGGATATGAAGTTGGCTGCAGCAAAAGCGATCGCCTCGGTTGTGAGTGACGATGAATTAAATGAATATTATATCATTCCAAGTGTGTTCAATCAGTCTGTCGTGGAAAAGGTTCGTGAAGCCGTGATGGAAGCGGCTTATGAGTCTGGTGTGGCCAGACGCAGAAGTGCGAGAGAACAGCAGGAAACGGGCCAGGAGTAA
- a CDS encoding TetR/AcrR family transcriptional regulator, translating into MFIQAFNDLLDEKRNIYSISVHDIANRAAVNRATFYAHFEDKFAFLAYWMTEKFQLILKKRLPDDAAFSPDNLYALVQTVFQFLVRFRQYLSLGDKQFEPMLENAMQKELYRLLLHWLKSGSKQSDPQEKLEATALVVSWGIFGSAMQWSREVHSRTLESMVEEVIEVVTVNLGAFWEQATG; encoded by the coding sequence TTGTTTATTCAAGCGTTTAACGATCTGCTCGACGAAAAGAGAAACATCTATTCCATTTCTGTTCACGACATTGCAAATCGAGCGGCCGTCAACCGGGCAACCTTCTATGCCCATTTTGAAGACAAATTCGCTTTTCTCGCTTATTGGATGACGGAGAAGTTTCAACTCATTCTCAAAAAAAGACTGCCGGATGATGCTGCCTTCAGTCCGGACAATCTGTATGCCCTTGTTCAGACCGTCTTTCAATTTCTAGTACGATTTCGACAGTACCTCTCGCTGGGCGACAAGCAATTTGAGCCGATGTTGGAGAACGCCATGCAAAAGGAATTGTATCGTCTCCTGCTCCATTGGCTAAAATCGGGGTCGAAACAGAGCGACCCGCAAGAAAAGCTAGAAGCTACGGCTCTTGTGGTCAGTTGGGGTATATTCGGGTCGGCCATGCAGTGGAGCAGGGAGGTTCATTCCCGCACGCTGGAATCGATGGTGGAAGAGGTTATCGAGGTTGTAACGGTTAATTTAGGCGCTTTTTGGGAGCAAGCAACCGGATGA
- the asd gene encoding archaetidylserine decarboxylase (Phosphatidylserine decarboxylase is synthesized as a single chain precursor. Generation of the pyruvoyl active site from a Ser is coupled to cleavage of a Gly-Ser bond between the larger (beta) and smaller (alpha chains). It is an integral membrane protein.), with protein MSKPFFRLLTELSSRKWISQLTGAFAKSKASRLFIPYFARTYGIRIEDAEKHIKDYASLNDFFTRRLKTGLRPVDADVTRLVSPVDAKITGIGEIKDGLILNVKGQDYTIDELLNRSPRTVNYKNGFYFVLYLSPTDYHRIHSPVSGDVLEKEHVPGKVYPVNEFGLRHMRRVLSRNERLITFIGHEAGEVAVVKVGALNVSSIKYVDPLPKHLERGQELAYFEFGSTVVLLLEEGMFKPRTDLELDSKVKMGESLGLFIHK; from the coding sequence ATGTCCAAACCGTTTTTCCGTTTGCTAACCGAGCTTTCTTCCCGCAAATGGATCTCACAACTGACGGGCGCATTCGCTAAATCGAAGGCAAGCCGTCTCTTCATCCCGTACTTCGCGCGTACCTATGGAATTCGCATTGAAGATGCCGAGAAGCATATCAAGGATTATGCCTCTTTGAACGACTTTTTTACCCGACGGTTGAAAACAGGTCTGCGACCGGTCGATGCTGACGTGACTCGTCTCGTAAGCCCCGTCGACGCCAAAATTACGGGCATAGGGGAAATTAAGGACGGATTGATCCTGAATGTAAAAGGTCAGGACTATACCATCGACGAGCTGCTAAATCGTTCTCCCAGGACGGTTAATTATAAGAATGGCTTTTACTTCGTGCTTTACCTTAGCCCGACGGATTATCATCGCATTCACTCGCCTGTATCGGGGGATGTGCTTGAAAAAGAGCATGTGCCCGGCAAAGTCTACCCGGTGAATGAATTCGGCCTGCGCCACATGCGCAGAGTGCTCAGCCGTAATGAAAGACTGATTACCTTCATCGGACATGAAGCCGGCGAAGTCGCGGTGGTTAAAGTCGGTGCCTTGAACGTAAGCAGCATTAAGTATGTAGATCCTCTTCCTAAGCATCTGGAACGCGGCCAGGAGCTGGCTTATTTCGAATTCGGCTCAACCGTCGTTCTGTTATTGGAGGAAGGCATGTTCAAGCCGCGCACGGATCTCGAGCTGGACAGCAAAGTAAAAATGGGAGAATCGCTCGGCCTCTTCATACACAAATAA
- a CDS encoding transposase, whose translation MIFLLIIAVLIAPLFMLITSWMIDWCAVFYNVIAILCAYTVGIIVSYWIYVILRDNQVFMTTIHGIFQNQAFLASGAYLGGYAIYLLLRMTFKHIRADS comes from the coding sequence ATGATTTTTCTTCTAATCATAGCCGTACTGATAGCTCCTCTATTCATGCTGATTACAAGCTGGATGATTGATTGGTGTGCCGTTTTCTACAATGTTATCGCCATATTGTGCGCGTACACAGTGGGTATCATCGTATCCTATTGGATTTATGTGATTCTGCGCGATAATCAAGTCTTTATGACGACGATCCACGGCATTTTTCAGAATCAAGCTTTTTTGGCGAGCGGAGCCTATTTGGGGGGATATGCCATCTATCTCTTGCTGCGGATGACATTCAAGCATATTCGTGCGGATTCTTAA